The Lachnospiraceae bacterium KM106-2 nucleotide sequence CGTTTTCGTCTTTGTCAGCGATAACAACTAATGCTTTATTTACATTTAAGCCGTTAAGAACGTTTTGCATTTTTTTAGTTTTGATTTCATCGAATTTTAATTCGTCTAATACAAAGATTTTCTTAGCTTCTACTCTTGAAGTTAAAGCAGATTTTAAAGCTAATACTTTTTCTTTTCTATTCATTTTGATAGAGTAATCTCTTGGCTTTGGAGCGAATACCACGCCACCGCCAGTCCATTGAGGAGCTCTTGTAGATCCTTGTCTTGCATGACCTGTTCCTTTTTGTCTCCATGGTTTTCTTCCACCACCAGAAACTTCAGAACGTGTCTTAGCGCTTTGAGTTCCTTGACGTTTGTTAGCAAGTTGAGCTACAACTGCCATGTGAACTAAATGATCATTTACTTCAACTCCGAAGATTGAATCGTTAAGTTCGATTGATCCAACTTCTTTGCCTTCCATATTATAAACAGATACGTTTGCCATCTGTGATTTCCTCCTTCCTTAAAGTCCTAGTTTGCTTTTACTGATTGTTTTAAGATTACAACAGATTTCTTAGGTCCTGGTACAGCACCTTTAACTAAGATAATGTTGTTCTCAACATCTACACGTACAATTTCAAGGTTTTGAATTGTAACTTTAACGTTACCCATTTGACCTGGCATCTTTTTACCTTTGAATACTCTACCTGGAGTAGTTGCAGAACCATTAGAACCAGCATGTCTATGGAATTTAGAACCATGAGCCATAGGTCCTCTGGATTGATTATGTCTCTTAATCGCACCTTGGAATCCTTTACCTTTAGATTTTGCAGTAGCATCAATTTTGTCTCCGTTTTCGAAGATATCAACTTTGATTTCTTGTCCTACTGTATAATCTGCAGCATTTTCAAACTTGAATTCTTTAAGATATTTCTTATTAGCAACACCAGCTTTTGCAAAGTGTCCTTTTCTTGGTTTGTTTACTAAGATTTCTCTGATATCTTGGTAACCAACTTGTACTGCACTGTAACCGTCGTTTTCAACAGTTTTGATCTGAGTTACTACACAAGGCTCAGCTTGTAATACAGTAACAGGAGTTAAAACTCCGTCTTCATTGAAGATTTGAGTCATTCCGACTTTAGTAGCTAAAATAGCTTTCTTCATGTAATTGCACCTCCTAATAAATCTACAGCGGATCACACGTAAGTGTGCCTCAGTGGTGTGATCATCCTAGATGGTCTACAAAGTGCGCCGTATTCTTCCGAACTATCCGACTCTATATATAAACCCTAAGGATTACTAACCTGTTTTTGTTACTTATTTGTTTTTCATTTTGATATCGATGTAAACACCAGCAGGCATTTCTAATCTAGATAATGCATCAACTGTTTTTTGTGTTGGCATGATGATATCAATAAGTCTCTTATGAGTTCTTTGTTCGAACTGTTCACGAGAATCTTTGTACTTGTGTACGGCTCTAAGAATAGTTACTACTTCCTTCTTAGTAGGTAGTGGTACAGGTCCACTCACCTTAGATCCTGTCTTTTTTACAGTTTCGATAATTTTTCCAGCTGATTGATCGATTAATTGATGATCATAAGCTTTAAGAGTAATTCTCATTACTTGACTTGCCATAAAAAAAGTCGCCTCCTTTTCGCACTTAAATCCAGTACGACAAGCGGTGACTGTACACTCATCCGTGTGTATCATGAATTGTCAATTAGACAATGAACACACTTCATCTGCCTCACGCAGATATCTATAAATTGTACAGTGACTTGTCGCCAGTTTCCTAACTTGACATTCGCTCCACGGAAAACCCACATCCTTTGACATGGCAACCTCACGCTTCAACGCTATCAATGTCACAACAATACATAGTATACACTAGTTTTTTTTCTTTTGCAAGTATTTTTTTCAACAGTTTATTTTGAACCTATTTATATAGAAGAAACTCATTCATTTCTTACTTTTTTAGTCGCAAACTGTCACATATATATCTTTTACATAATATTGAATAAACATACATATTTTTCTATTTTCAAATGTTTTTTTAAATTATTAAACTTACAAAAAAGAAAAGAATCTATAATACGTATTTCCTAGTTAATACTATAGACTCTTTTCTAATATTTTTAAATGTAATAATTATTCCAAATTTGTTATTTAGCTTCCCATCTTCCTGAAGCGCCACAAGGTAATACTAAACCATTACTTGATACTGGTAGTCCAACTTCTTCAGCCATAACTTTACCGCCATGAGTCTTCGCCACTTCAATTGAAAGCATGTAAGACAGTACAGCCGGTTGTAATCCTGTTGTATAAGAGTTAATCAAGAAGAATAATGGCTTATCTGATAAAAGCTTCGCACATAGCTTAACAAAATCATGAATCTGCTCTTCTATCTTCCAAATCTCGCCTTTGGGTCCTCTTCCATAAGAAGGTGGATCCATAATAATTCCATCATATTTATTACCACGACGAATTTCTCTTTCAACAAATTTCACACAATCATCTACGATCCAACGAATTGGAGCATCTTCTAGTCCAGAACTGTGTGCATTTTCTTTTGCCCATGTTACCATACCTTTAGATGCATCAACATGTGTTACACTTGCTCCAGCTTTTGCTGCTGCACAAGTAGCTCCACCTGTATAAGCAAATAAATTTAAAACCTTAACTGGACGATTTGCATGTTTAATCTTATCGCTGAACCAATCCCA carries:
- a CDS encoding LSU ribosomal protein L4p; translation: MANVSVYNMEGKEVGSIELNDSIFGVEVNDHLVHMAVVAQLANKRQGTQSAKTRSEVSGGGRKPWRQKGTGHARQGSTRAPQWTGGGVVFAPKPRDYSIKMNRKEKVLALKSALTSRVEAKKIFVLDELKFDEIKTKKMQNVLNGLNVNKALVVIADKDENVIRSASNIPAVRTAMTNSLSVYDILKYDSLVITKEAVAKIEEVYA
- a CDS encoding LSU ribosomal protein L3p, with amino-acid sequence MKKAILATKVGMTQIFNEDGVLTPVTVLQAEPCVVTQIKTVENDGYSAVQVGYQDIREILVNKPRKGHFAKAGVANKKYLKEFKFENAADYTVGQEIKVDIFENGDKIDATAKSKGKGFQGAIKRHNQSRGPMAHGSKFHRHAGSNGSATTPGRVFKGKKMPGQMGNVKVTIQNLEIVRVDVENNIILVKGAVPGPKKSVVILKQSVKAN
- a CDS encoding SSU ribosomal protein S10p; this encodes MASQVMRITLKAYDHQLIDQSAGKIIETVKKTGSKVSGPVPLPTKKEVVTILRAVHKYKDSREQFEQRTHKRLIDIIMPTQKTVDALSRLEMPAGVYIDIKMKNK
- a CDS encoding SAM dependent methyltransferase, which produces MWIADGWKDYEVIDCSKGEKLERWGKYTLVRPDPQVIWDTPKTEKGWKHMNGHYHRSHKGGGQWEFFDLPKTWQIHYRDLTFNLQPFSFKHTGLFPEQATNWDWFSDKIKHANRPVKVLNLFAYTGGATCAAAKAGASVTHVDASKGMVTWAKENAHSSGLEDAPIRWIVDDCVKFVEREIRRGNKYDGIIMDPPSYGRGPKGEIWKIEEQIHDFVKLCAKLLSDKPLFFLINSYTTGLQPAVLSYMLSIEVAKTHGGKVMAEEVGLPVSSNGLVLPCGASGRWEAK